The following is a genomic window from Sutcliffiella horikoshii.
GGAGGTATCGATGGATTTTCCGCCTTCGATTGCCGCAATACTTGCACCGTTTCCTAGGTGACAAGAGATCAGGCGAAGTTGTTCAACCGGTCTGCCAAGCAATTCTGCAGCACGCTCGGAAACGTACTTATGGGATGTACCATGGAAACCGTATTTACGGATGCCATAGTCCTCATAGTACTCATAAGGCAAGCTGTAAAGGAAAGATTTTTCCGGCATCGATTGGTGAAATGCCGTATCAAAAACAGCGACAGCCGGTACACTTGGAAGAATTTCCTTGAATGCTTTGATCCCAACGATGTTTGCCGGGTTATGAAGTGGAGCAAGCTCTGAAAGTTCTTCTAATTCGCCTAAGATTTCATCTGTAATCAGGACAGAATCATTGAACTTTTCCCCACCATGAACAACACGGTGGCCGATTCCTGTGATTTCATCGAAGCTTTGAATGATGTCTAGATCGATCAGTTTTTTTAATAAGATTTTAACAGCTACTCCATGTTCTGGAATGTCTGTGATTTCTGTTACTTTTTCGCCGTTCACAGAGATGGTGAAAACTGCATCGTTTAATCCGATACGTTCCACTAATCCTTTTGTAATAACATTTTCACTAGGCATTTCGAACAATTGGAATTTAAGAGAAGAGCTTCCTGCATTAATTGCAATAACTTTTGACATGACGATACGTACAACTCCTTTTATATGGTCACACTTGGATGGATGATTAAATGTTTTTACACTCTACCTATCTTGTGCAAAGTTCCGATATTATATATACCTTTTTCATTTAAACACCGTCATACTGCATTTGCAAGAGGCTTCCCTATATGGTAACGCTTACCTTATATATTCGTTATTTTCTGAAGAATAGCATAGTTATTATGGACTGTTAATTCTACACTTACGGTTGATCTTCGTTGCAGGAGCTTCGCTTTCCGCGGGCGGGTCCGGAAGCCTCCTCGGGCTACGCCCTGCGGGGTCTTCCCTGTCCCTTCCTCCCGCAGGACAAGGAAGGCTTCGGCAGCGATTCATCGCACGAAGAAAATGCGCTAGCATTTTTGAGGAGTCTCCGCTCCTTCCACTACGATCAACTAGGTTATCCTATTACTATTTATTCTTTTTCTGCTCAGAAAACCAGTGGTTGATTTGGCCCATGATTTTTTCCATTGCCTGCATGTTGGAGAAGCTTGGCAGGTTTACTAATAGAGCTTCTTTGGGAGGTTCAACGCCTATTCCTTTTTTCTGCAGAACAAGGATGCTTTTTGCATGATTTTTGTTTTGGAACATGGTTTCCGGAAGCTGAAGCATTCCTTGAATATACGCTTCATCCTTTATTAGAGCGTTGACTCTTTTTGCTTCCTCTTCTTCAAACATAGAGTTTGGAACCAAGAATAACAGATGTCCTCCTGGTTTTGTGTAACGCAACCCTTGTTCGATGAAAAGATAATGTGCATAGGAATGTCCTTCTTCCGCTTTTAGCTTGAAGTTGGTTGCATTGTTGTCGTCAGGATAATAGCCAACCGGCAGATCACTCACTACCACATCGACTGGTTCTACAAATAGGTTGCTTAAGCCATCTTGGTTGAATAAACTGATTGCCTGCTCTTGCAGGTTGGCGTTATTATAAGCAAGTTTCACTAAAAGGTCATCCACATCCACACCAAACGCCTCCAGCTTTTTATTAGGCTGGTGGTTAAGGACAGCTGTAAGAAGGTTTCCAGTACCGATAGCAGGATCAAGCATAGTCAGCTGTTGCAGATGTGAGGTGTATTTTCCAACGAGGTATCCCATAAACATGGCGATCGCATCTGGAGTCATTTGATGGTTGGCTTGAACTGCATCTTTCATTCCTTTTAAGATTGCAAGCTGAAATCCTTTTCTGATTTCTTCTTTCTGTAGGGAAGAGATCGTTTGTTTGCTGTACTCTTTTTCAAGTCTTCGTTTAGTTACTTCAGACACTTCTTCTTGGATCACTGCTCCGTGGAAGAGATTTTCTGCGGTTTCTGCAAGTGCCTCTAAGTATGTACAGTCTAGTTCTTCTTGTAGGATTTGTGCTGTTGTATCAAATAAAGTAAATGTATTTTCTAATTTCGTAATGGACATTATGCCACTCCTTTTCTTTCTCCAATTTTCAGTATTCCTATTTTACATGGAGATGGGGCAAAAATAAAGCAGACTGCTATTATCACAGTCTGCTCGTCTTGGTGCAATGGGGTTGAGTAAGGTATTATTCTGCAGATTTTACTGCTTCAATCGCCGCTTCATAGTTAGGGTGGTCAGTACCTTCCCCTACGTATTCTACGTATGTTACTTTGTCGTTGGAGTCCACAACAAACGTAGAGCGTGCTAGTAGACGCAGCTCTTGCATTAATACGCCATATGCTTCACCGAAAGAAGCATCACGGTGGTCAGATACTACCTCAACATTATCAAGTCCACTAGCTGCACACCAGCGTTTTTGAGCGAAAGGCAAGTCCATGCTTACTGTAATAACTTTTACGTTATCAAGCTTCGCTGCCTCTTCGTTAAATTTGCGAGTTTGTTGATCGCATACTCCTGTATCAATGGAAGGAACTACGCTGATTAGTTTCTTGAATCCTTTGTAGTTTTCCAATGTTACTGGAGATAGGTCATTTGCAAGAACAGAGAAGTTTGGAGCCTGGTCGCCCACTTTCACTTCGCTTCCGATTAGTGTCATTGGGTTGCCTTTAAATGTTACGTTTGCCATGTTAATTTCCCTCCTCAAATTGTATGTACACTTGTAATAATAGCTATGTTTTGGAAGTTTTGCAATTAATCAAACTTTGTTGTTATGGTGGGGGAAGTGGCGGCTTCCTTCCATGATCAAAGTTTGTCGAAGTGTGTAGATTTCTTGATATATCTTCGTTTTTCTTGATATATTGCAAAATTTCTCGATATCCACTCGGAATTTCTTGATATATCGCAAAATTTATTGATATCCGCCCGAAATTCTTGATATCCCCGCAAAATTTCTTGGAATCCACCCGAATTTCATAGTTTCCACCTACCTCCACCCCATGCCAAATAAAAAAGCCAACTGCAGTGCAGCCGGCGATTTTTAGAAGTCCAAATCCTGCTTATGGTCATTGTAGGAATGATCAGAGTGATTCGCTCTGTTATGCTTGTTGTTATTCAACATATGTTGCACTTTCTCGACCGCCTGTGGAGCCAAGTCCAGTAGTCTTTCATAGATA
Proteins encoded in this region:
- a CDS encoding acetate kinase, with product MSKVIAINAGSSSLKFQLFEMPSENVITKGLVERIGLNDAVFTISVNGEKVTEITDIPEHGVAVKILLKKLIDLDIIQSFDEITGIGHRVVHGGEKFNDSVLITDEILGELEELSELAPLHNPANIVGIKAFKEILPSVPAVAVFDTAFHQSMPEKSFLYSLPYEYYEDYGIRKYGFHGTSHKYVSERAAELLGRPVEQLRLISCHLGNGASIAAIEGGKSIDTSMGFTPLAGVAMGTRSGNIDPALIPFIMEKTGKTADEVLEVLNKRSGILGVSGFSSDLRDIESAAKEGNERAELALEVFASRIHKYIGSYAARMYGVDAIIFTAGIGENSDVIRARVLQGLEFMGVYWDPALNKVRGKEAFINYPHSPVKVIIIPTNEEVMIARDVMKIAL
- a CDS encoding class I SAM-dependent methyltransferase; this encodes MSITKLENTFTLFDTTAQILQEELDCTYLEALAETAENLFHGAVIQEEVSEVTKRRLEKEYSKQTISSLQKEEIRKGFQLAILKGMKDAVQANHQMTPDAIAMFMGYLVGKYTSHLQQLTMLDPAIGTGNLLTAVLNHQPNKKLEAFGVDVDDLLVKLAYNNANLQEQAISLFNQDGLSNLFVEPVDVVVSDLPVGYYPDDNNATNFKLKAEEGHSYAHYLFIEQGLRYTKPGGHLLFLVPNSMFEEEEAKRVNALIKDEAYIQGMLQLPETMFQNKNHAKSILVLQKKGIGVEPPKEALLVNLPSFSNMQAMEKIMGQINHWFSEQKKNK
- the tpx gene encoding thiol peroxidase; the protein is MANVTFKGNPMTLIGSEVKVGDQAPNFSVLANDLSPVTLENYKGFKKLISVVPSIDTGVCDQQTRKFNEEAAKLDNVKVITVSMDLPFAQKRWCAASGLDNVEVVSDHRDASFGEAYGVLMQELRLLARSTFVVDSNDKVTYVEYVGEGTDHPNYEAAIEAVKSAE